GATTATATTTTATACCAAGTACAACAACCTAAGGTAGCTTTAAAACAAGAGATTATACATATTGAAGATTATATTAGTCTTGAGCAAATTCGTTTTCAGGATACCTTAAAAACTAAGGTAAACTACAACACCTTTAATCCTAATCTTGAAATACCACCTATGCTGTTTTTACCATTTGTTGAAAATGCATTTAAGCATGGCGCAATCCTCAATGGTTTCTTACAGATAGAGATGACAGTAAATGTGCAGACAGCTAGCATTGAGTTTGAGATAAAAAATACAGTAAAATCTAAAACACCAGCTAACGGTAATGGCTTAGGATTACCAACCATTAGAAAGCGATTAGACTTGTTATACCAAGATAATTATGAGTTAAACTCTAGCTTAGTGAATAACTGGTATACTGTTAACTTAAAATTAAACACCAATGTCTAAAACATTTAATGCTATAATAGTAGATGATGAGCCTATTGCTAGAGACATTATACGAACGCATTTAGAAAAGCTACCACAACTACTAGTTATGGCAGAATGTAAAAATGCTATCGATGCTTTGGCAGTCTTAAAAGCAGAACATATTGATGTTGTTTTTTTAGATATTAATATGCCCGAAGTGTCTGGTTTATCTTTTGGGAAACTCATAAATAAAGATGTGAAAATAATTTTTACAACGGCACATAGAGAATATGCTGTTGAAGGCTTTGAGCTTCAGGCTGTAGATTACCTTTTAAAACCAATTTCCTTTGAGCGCTTAAAAAAAGCTACAGATAAATTAACAGGGTTTGTACAAGAAACAGAACAAGAAATTAGGGTTAAAACAGATACACCTTCAGATTTTACTTTTGTAAGAGCCGATCGAAAAATGGTTAAAGTAAATTTTGATGATATTAGCTATGTAGAAAGTTTGAGTGACTATATAAAAATACATACTAATACAGATACAGTAGTTACTAGAGAGACAATTTCAAACTTTGAAGCCAAGTTGCCTAAGCTTCAGTTTATAAGAACACATAGGTCTTTTATTGTTTCAATCTCAAATATAGTGTCTTTTACAAATGAGTATGTTGAGGTGCCAAATAAAGCGATTCCTATAAGTAGAAGCTATAAAGAAGAGGTATTGTTAAGATTGCAGAATTAATAAGTGCTATTTTAAATTCAGCATAAATAATTCTGAAGCAATTCCGTCACTTAAAAATTTACCTTTTTTTGTTACAATAATGGTATCTCCGTCTAAAAATAAAAGATGATCTTCTATAAAATATTTGGCCTGTTGTAAGACGTAAGTTTTAAAATTTAGGCCAAATTCCTTTTCAATTTTACTAAGTGAAATTCCCCAAATGGTGCGTAAGCCTGTCATGACATATTCATTGTACCTGTCTGTAACAGATAACGTTTCAACCTCATTAGGGATAATTCCTTGTTGTATACTTTTAATGTATTTTGGATTGTTATTTATATTCCAACTTCGTTGTTTGCCATTATAGCTATGTGCAGAAGGACCTATGCCAAGATAAGATTTACCTGTCCAGTATGCCGTATTGTTGTTAGAGTGATATCCTTGTTTTCCAAAGTTTGAAAACTCATAATTACTATAGCCTGCTTGTTGCAGTGTTTCAACAAGAATATCAAAATGTTGTTTTGCTAAATCATCATCAACTGGAGGCACAACACCTTTTTCTATAAAGCGTTTAAGTGCAGTATTGGGCTCAACAGTAAGCGCATAACTAGAAATATGTGGTATATCAAGTTGTAGAGCAATGTTGAGATTCTCTTTCCATTTTTGGGTTGTCATTCCTGGAACCCCATAAATGAGATCTATTGAGATGTTATCAAATTCAGTTTTTGAAAATTCAATACATTGTAAGGCTTCTTTAGCATTATGAGCACGATTCATCAGTTTTAAATCGTCTTCAAAAAAAGATTGAATGCCAATACTAAGCCTATTAATTTTAGATTTTCCTAACTCTGTAATTTTGTCTTTGGTTAAATCATCTGGATTTGCTTCAAGCGTAATTTCAGGAGTTTCAGAAACGTTGTAATTAGTATAAACAGTTTCAATAAGGCTATTTAACTCTTCAGCAGAAAGTAGAGAAGGTGTGCCGCCGCCAAAATATATGCACTCCACAGTATTGGTAAGCTCAACTTTACGAAGTGATAATTCTGTTTTAAGAGTATTTACAAGCTCATCTTTTTTCTTTAATGAGGTAGAAAAATGAAAGTCGCAGTAATGACAGGCTTGTTTGCAGAATGGAATATGTATATATATGCTAGACAATGAAAGTAATTAATGTTATTAGTTAGCTATTTTATGTAAACTCAGATGTTATTTTACAATTCGCTTTTCATTCTGTTTTACAAAGGCATCCCAGCCAGAGTAACTTTTACCAACTTCAATACGGCCAGTGTTATAAAAATGGCAAACTGCTGCTGCAAGGCCATCTGTACTGTCTAGGTTTTTAGGTAAGGTCTTAAGTTTTAAAACACTTTGTAGCATTTTGGCAACCTGTTCTTTACTAGCATTTCCGTTTCCTGTTATTGCCATCTTTATTTTTTTTGGCAAATACTCTGTTACAGGAACTTCTCTGCTTAATCCTGCAGCCATAGCTACGCCTTGGGCACGACCAAGTTTAAGCATACTCTGTACATTCTTTCCAAAAAAAGGCGCTTCAATAGCTATTTCATCTGGATTAAACGTGTCTATCAACTCAATTGTACGTTCAAAAATTAGTTTAAGTTTAATATAAGGATCGGTATATTTTTTAAGCTGAAGTTCATTTAACTGAAGACACTCCATTTTTTTATTTACCACTTTAATTACTCCAAAACCCATAATTGTGGTACCTGGATCTATGCCTAATATGATGCGTTCTTTGCTCAAAACTTTAGTGTAAAACGTTACTTTTGGATATGCCGAAGTTGCCTCACAAACTTACACAATTCTTAACTGCTTTCTTTAAAGTAGCTGTGGTGATTTGCGTGTGCATATTTATTTACAAGCGATTACTAGATGAAACGGAGTTTAAAATTGAAAATTGGCTGCAGTTTCTTATAAACAGTAAAATCTTCACGCTTAAAGTGATGATTGTTTTGGTGAGTTTCACACTATTAAATTGGTTTCTTGAATTAAAAAAATGGAAAAGATTAGTTTATCCATTTTCTAAAATAACTCTCAAAGATGCATTTAAACAATGCTTATCTGCTCACGTATTGGCTATAATCACACCTTTTAGGACTGGAGAATACGGTGTAAAAGCCGTGTATTTTCCAAAATTTATGAGAGGTGCCATAATTAAACAAAACGGCTTAGGGCATTTTATGCAATTGGCAGTTACTGGTTTTTTTGGTGTAATTGGGTGTATTAGTATTGCTTTGTCGCAATATCCTGATAAAGCAATTCTCATAATCTTTGGTGTAACGCTATTAATAGCATCTATAATTTTAATAGTGAGAAAGCTAATTAATCGATTTAAACTAGATGTTATTTTGATTACTCAAGTTCTTAAATTATCTATACTTAGGTATCTTGTATTTGCACATCAATTTTATTTCATATTGCTAATTTTTAATATTCAAATAGGGTATGTTTTAGGGATGTCGGTAATTTCTGCAACGTATTTAATTGCTTCAGTAATACCAATTCTTAATCTCTTTGATGCAGCATTAAAAGGGAGT
This region of Croceibacter atlanticus HTCC2559 genomic DNA includes:
- a CDS encoding LytR/AlgR family response regulator transcription factor, producing MSKTFNAIIVDDEPIARDIIRTHLEKLPQLLVMAECKNAIDALAVLKAEHIDVVFLDINMPEVSGLSFGKLINKDVKIIFTTAHREYAVEGFELQAVDYLLKPISFERLKKATDKLTGFVQETEQEIRVKTDTPSDFTFVRADRKMVKVNFDDISYVESLSDYIKIHTNTDTVVTRETISNFEAKLPKLQFIRTHRSFIVSISNIVSFTNEYVEVPNKAIPISRSYKEEVLLRLQN
- the hemW gene encoding radical SAM family heme chaperone HemW gives rise to the protein MSSIYIHIPFCKQACHYCDFHFSTSLKKKDELVNTLKTELSLRKVELTNTVECIYFGGGTPSLLSAEELNSLIETVYTNYNVSETPEITLEANPDDLTKDKITELGKSKINRLSIGIQSFFEDDLKLMNRAHNAKEALQCIEFSKTEFDNISIDLIYGVPGMTTQKWKENLNIALQLDIPHISSYALTVEPNTALKRFIEKGVVPPVDDDLAKQHFDILVETLQQAGYSNYEFSNFGKQGYHSNNNTAYWTGKSYLGIGPSAHSYNGKQRSWNINNNPKYIKSIQQGIIPNEVETLSVTDRYNEYVMTGLRTIWGISLSKIEKEFGLNFKTYVLQQAKYFIEDHLLFLDGDTIIVTKKGKFLSDGIASELFMLNLK
- the ruvC gene encoding crossover junction endodeoxyribonuclease RuvC, encoding MSKERIILGIDPGTTIMGFGVIKVVNKKMECLQLNELQLKKYTDPYIKLKLIFERTIELIDTFNPDEIAIEAPFFGKNVQSMLKLGRAQGVAMAAGLSREVPVTEYLPKKIKMAITGNGNASKEQVAKMLQSVLKLKTLPKNLDSTDGLAAAVCHFYNTGRIEVGKSYSGWDAFVKQNEKRIVK